The proteins below come from a single Miscanthus floridulus cultivar M001 chromosome 1, ASM1932011v1, whole genome shotgun sequence genomic window:
- the LOC136490285 gene encoding filament-like plant protein 4 isoform X1, with protein sequence MDRRSWPWKKKSSDKSSDKDGLQRPNQAEDEEVPKYVQISPERYSHLTASEEQVEILSAKIKILNDKISAAQCEMNTKDAIVKQHAKVAEEAVSGWEQAEAEASALKLQLETVTLSKLAAEERATHLDGALKECMKQVRAVKEEGEQKLHDIVLAKTKHFEKIRAELEAKLVDFEQKLIRAGSENDALSRSLGERENLLMKVHEEKAQAEAQVEVLKSTIQSGEKEVNSLKYELHAVSKELDIRNEEKNMSVRSADVAIKQHMEDVKKISKLEVECQRLRGLVWKKLPGPAALAQMKMEVDSWSRDPGDNRRLFSRSSTFQYPMCASPDYARENLQNMQKENELLTAHLLSMDEETKLKGALSKCNQELQASKNMCAKTSSKLHSMELHVLSANLYMSPTNSYIDTSASSRKGSNPPSLTSMSEDGVDNAISCEEAWANTLESKLSHIKKHKGGKHTLTENSNQMGLMDDFLEMEKLACLSSEAQECGVIVDKVGKVELTESNKISSPPLQSPGSSFSSDLIDKALFLKLHLRISALLKSQSPQNDVKVLDGIRNILRDIEEEAESVNRNKIQHDDMVEVAGSGSSTEEVKPLGTMDQRLTKAILKIHEFVKLLVRRASELQGSSYYNTVCQKVEQFSSLVDDLLSDGNGLNEIVIAFSEILLGSEDKLTLLKESANEAESNSVDCVDKVTLLENKVYLEPSQGSLSDTCSLMLHSSSDPEFEGPSPSDAFDIKSAVQICAPEEYEKLKLEKRNLEMELKMCNEMAESTNLKLSEMEKNLEHLKSKLAAHEKSNSLAETQLKCMAESYKTLESQKVKLEEEIKVLQKKIDTLSADLAEERQRHRYLEVKMESYEKDSMWVPKDLDTKLKTEKEIAAAAEKLAECQETILLLGRQLQTLRPPSESLSSALNKQLVGKFPEDQVGPAQGTHSKKASGQFDADYTFSNAPGTGNVSPLNGYNTHKSPTNVGSPYFASPSSSKRPKHRSRSSSSSFSNEPEKQGRGFSRLFSKGKSDR encoded by the exons ATGGATCGACGAAGCTGGCCTTGGAAGAAGAAATCTTCTGATAAATCATCAGACAAAGATGGTTTACAGAGACCCAATCAAGCAGAG GATGAGGAAGTTCCAAAATACGTGCAGATTTCACCAGAAAGATATTCACATCTTACTGCATCAGAAGAACAAGTTGAAATACTGAGTGCAAAGATAAAGATACTGAATGACAAAATATCTGCTGCACAATGTGAGATGAACACCAAAGATGCTATAGTAAAGCAGCATGCTAAAGTGGCTGAAGAAGCTGTATCAG GTTGGGAGCAAGCTGAAGCAGAGGCCTCAGCACTGAAACTTCAACTAGAAACTGTAACATTATCCAAGCTAGCAGCTGAGGAAAGAGCTACCCATCTGGATGGAGCTCTAAAAGAATGCATGAAGCAAGTGAGGGCAGTGAAGGAAGAAGGTGAGCAAAAGCTGCATGATATAGTACTTGCAAAGACCAAACACTTTGAGAAGATAAGGGCTGAACTAGAAGCAAAATTAGTTGACTTTGAACAAAAACTGATTAGAGCTGGTTCTGAGAATGATGCACTCTCAAGGTCTCTTGGAGAACGGGAAAATTTGCTGATGAAAGTTCATGAGGAGAAGGCTCAAGCAGAAGCCCAGGTTGAAGTACTAAAGAGCACTATCCAGTCAGGTGAAAAGGAGGTAAATTCACTGAAGTATGAACTACATGCTGTCTCTAAAGAGCTTGACATTCGCAATGAGGAGAAGAACATGAGTGTTCGTTCAGCTGATGTAGCAATCAAACAACATATGGAGGATGTCAAGAAAATATCAAAACTGGAAGTAGAGTGCCAAAGATTACGTGGCCTTGTCTGGAAAAAGTTACCTGGGCCTGCCGCATTAGCTCAGATGAAGATGGAAGTGGATAGCTGGAGTAGAGACCCAGGAGACAACCGGCGTTTGTTTTCAAGGAGTTCTACATTCCAGTATCCTATGTGTGCATCTCCTGATTATGCTCGTGAAAACTTGCAAAACATGCAGAAAGAGAATGAGTTGTTAACAGCCCATTTGTTGTCAATGGATGAGGAAACCAAGTTAAAAGGTGCACTGTCAAAATGCAACCAAGAGCTACAGGCATCAAAAAATATGTGCGCTAAGACTTCAAGTAAGCTTCATAGTATGGAACTGCATGTATTGAGTGCTAACCTATACATGAGCCCAACAAATTCATACATTGATACTTCTGCATCAAGTCGGAAAGGAAGCAACCCACCAAGCCTAACTTCCATGTCTGAAGATGGTGTTGATAATGCAATAAGTTGTGAGGAGGCTTGGGCTAATACTTTGGAATCAAAACTGTCACACATCAAGAAACATAAAGGAGGCAAACACACTTTGACTGAAAACTCTAATCAGATGGGCCTCATGGACGACTTCCTGGAGATGGAGAAATTGGCATGTCTTTCTTCTGAAGCTCAGGAATGTGGGGTCATTGTTGACAAGGTTGGTAAAGTTGAGTTGACAGAGAGCAACAAAATATCATCGCCACCTTTGCAATCACCTGGTTCTTCATTTAGTAGTGACCTGATTGATAAGGCCCTATTTTTGAAACTGCATTTGAGAATTTCTGCTTTGTTGAAATCTCAATCACCACAGAATGATGTTAAGGTACTGGATGGTATCAGGAATATCCTAAGAGATATTGAAGAAGAGGCAGAATCTGTGAACAGAAACAAAATACAACATGATGACATGGTCGAAGTTGCTGGCAGTGGATCTTCAACAGAGGAAGTCAAGCCCTTGGGCACCATGGATCAAAGGCTGACAAAAGCCATTTTGAAGATCCATGAATTTGTCAAGTTACTTGTAAGACGAGCATCAGAGTTACAAGGAAGTTCTTACTATAATACAGTATGTCAGAAAGTAGAACAGTTCTCATCATTAGTTGATGATCTTCTGTCTGATGGCAATGGTTTAAATGAGATCGTGATTGCATTTTCTGAAATATTGCTGGGAAGTGAGGATAAACTCACATTGTtgaaagagagtgctaatgaggCAGAAAGCAATAGTGTCGATTGTGTTGATAAAGTAACGTTATTGGAAAACAAAGTTTATCTTGAGCCATCTCAAGGTAGCCTGTCTGACACTTGTTCACTTATGCTGCATTCATCTTCTGACCCTGAATTCGAGGGTCCGAGTCCTAGTGATGCATTTGATATTAAATCTGCAGTGCAGATATGCGCGCCAGAGGAATATGAAAAACTGAAATTGGAAAAGAGAAACTTAGAGATGGAATTGAAAATGTGCAATGAAATGGCTGAAAGTACAAATCTCAAATTAAGTGAGATGGAGAAAAACCTTGAACACCTTAAATCTAAGTTGGCTGCACATGAGAAATCTAATAGCTTGGCTGAAACACAATTAAAGTGTATGGCTGAATCATACAAAACACTTGAGTCACAGAAGGTGAAACTAGAAGAAGAAATAAAAGTTTTACAGAAAAAGATAGATACTTTATCAGCTGACCTTGCTGAAGAAAGACAGAGGCATAGATATCTCGAGGTGAAAATGGAAAG CTATGAGAAGGATTCAATGTGGGTACCAAAGGATTTAGATACTAAACTGAAGACG GAGAAAGAAATAGCTGCTGCAGCAGAGAAACTTGCGGAGTGCCAGGAGACGATATTGCTTCTTGGTCGGCAGCTGCAAACCCTGCGCCCTCCATCAGAATCATTGAGTTCTGCACTAAACAAACAACTGGTGGGGAAATTTCCGGAAGATCAAGTAGGGCCAGCTCAAGGCACACATTCTAAGAAAGCATCAGGTCAATTTGATGCAGATTATACATTCTCAAATGCCCCAGGAACAGGAAATGTATCCCCCCTGAATGGATATAATACACACAAAAGCCCTACTAATGTAGGAAGCCCTTACTTTGCTTCACCGAGCAGTTCTAAGCGTCCAAAGCACAGATCAAGATCGTCATCTTCCTCATTTTCTAATGAACCAGAGAAACAGGGTCGAGGATTCAGTCGGTTATTTTCAAAAGGCAAGAGTGACCGCTAG
- the LOC136490285 gene encoding filament-like plant protein 4 isoform X2 gives MDEEVPKYVQISPERYSHLTASEEQVEILSAKIKILNDKISAAQCEMNTKDAIVKQHAKVAEEAVSGWEQAEAEASALKLQLETVTLSKLAAEERATHLDGALKECMKQVRAVKEEGEQKLHDIVLAKTKHFEKIRAELEAKLVDFEQKLIRAGSENDALSRSLGERENLLMKVHEEKAQAEAQVEVLKSTIQSGEKEVNSLKYELHAVSKELDIRNEEKNMSVRSADVAIKQHMEDVKKISKLEVECQRLRGLVWKKLPGPAALAQMKMEVDSWSRDPGDNRRLFSRSSTFQYPMCASPDYARENLQNMQKENELLTAHLLSMDEETKLKGALSKCNQELQASKNMCAKTSSKLHSMELHVLSANLYMSPTNSYIDTSASSRKGSNPPSLTSMSEDGVDNAISCEEAWANTLESKLSHIKKHKGGKHTLTENSNQMGLMDDFLEMEKLACLSSEAQECGVIVDKVGKVELTESNKISSPPLQSPGSSFSSDLIDKALFLKLHLRISALLKSQSPQNDVKVLDGIRNILRDIEEEAESVNRNKIQHDDMVEVAGSGSSTEEVKPLGTMDQRLTKAILKIHEFVKLLVRRASELQGSSYYNTVCQKVEQFSSLVDDLLSDGNGLNEIVIAFSEILLGSEDKLTLLKESANEAESNSVDCVDKVTLLENKVYLEPSQGSLSDTCSLMLHSSSDPEFEGPSPSDAFDIKSAVQICAPEEYEKLKLEKRNLEMELKMCNEMAESTNLKLSEMEKNLEHLKSKLAAHEKSNSLAETQLKCMAESYKTLESQKVKLEEEIKVLQKKIDTLSADLAEERQRHRYLEVKMESYEKDSMWVPKDLDTKLKTEKEIAAAAEKLAECQETILLLGRQLQTLRPPSESLSSALNKQLVGKFPEDQVGPAQGTHSKKASGQFDADYTFSNAPGTGNVSPLNGYNTHKSPTNVGSPYFASPSSSKRPKHRSRSSSSSFSNEPEKQGRGFSRLFSKGKSDR, from the exons ATG GATGAGGAAGTTCCAAAATACGTGCAGATTTCACCAGAAAGATATTCACATCTTACTGCATCAGAAGAACAAGTTGAAATACTGAGTGCAAAGATAAAGATACTGAATGACAAAATATCTGCTGCACAATGTGAGATGAACACCAAAGATGCTATAGTAAAGCAGCATGCTAAAGTGGCTGAAGAAGCTGTATCAG GTTGGGAGCAAGCTGAAGCAGAGGCCTCAGCACTGAAACTTCAACTAGAAACTGTAACATTATCCAAGCTAGCAGCTGAGGAAAGAGCTACCCATCTGGATGGAGCTCTAAAAGAATGCATGAAGCAAGTGAGGGCAGTGAAGGAAGAAGGTGAGCAAAAGCTGCATGATATAGTACTTGCAAAGACCAAACACTTTGAGAAGATAAGGGCTGAACTAGAAGCAAAATTAGTTGACTTTGAACAAAAACTGATTAGAGCTGGTTCTGAGAATGATGCACTCTCAAGGTCTCTTGGAGAACGGGAAAATTTGCTGATGAAAGTTCATGAGGAGAAGGCTCAAGCAGAAGCCCAGGTTGAAGTACTAAAGAGCACTATCCAGTCAGGTGAAAAGGAGGTAAATTCACTGAAGTATGAACTACATGCTGTCTCTAAAGAGCTTGACATTCGCAATGAGGAGAAGAACATGAGTGTTCGTTCAGCTGATGTAGCAATCAAACAACATATGGAGGATGTCAAGAAAATATCAAAACTGGAAGTAGAGTGCCAAAGATTACGTGGCCTTGTCTGGAAAAAGTTACCTGGGCCTGCCGCATTAGCTCAGATGAAGATGGAAGTGGATAGCTGGAGTAGAGACCCAGGAGACAACCGGCGTTTGTTTTCAAGGAGTTCTACATTCCAGTATCCTATGTGTGCATCTCCTGATTATGCTCGTGAAAACTTGCAAAACATGCAGAAAGAGAATGAGTTGTTAACAGCCCATTTGTTGTCAATGGATGAGGAAACCAAGTTAAAAGGTGCACTGTCAAAATGCAACCAAGAGCTACAGGCATCAAAAAATATGTGCGCTAAGACTTCAAGTAAGCTTCATAGTATGGAACTGCATGTATTGAGTGCTAACCTATACATGAGCCCAACAAATTCATACATTGATACTTCTGCATCAAGTCGGAAAGGAAGCAACCCACCAAGCCTAACTTCCATGTCTGAAGATGGTGTTGATAATGCAATAAGTTGTGAGGAGGCTTGGGCTAATACTTTGGAATCAAAACTGTCACACATCAAGAAACATAAAGGAGGCAAACACACTTTGACTGAAAACTCTAATCAGATGGGCCTCATGGACGACTTCCTGGAGATGGAGAAATTGGCATGTCTTTCTTCTGAAGCTCAGGAATGTGGGGTCATTGTTGACAAGGTTGGTAAAGTTGAGTTGACAGAGAGCAACAAAATATCATCGCCACCTTTGCAATCACCTGGTTCTTCATTTAGTAGTGACCTGATTGATAAGGCCCTATTTTTGAAACTGCATTTGAGAATTTCTGCTTTGTTGAAATCTCAATCACCACAGAATGATGTTAAGGTACTGGATGGTATCAGGAATATCCTAAGAGATATTGAAGAAGAGGCAGAATCTGTGAACAGAAACAAAATACAACATGATGACATGGTCGAAGTTGCTGGCAGTGGATCTTCAACAGAGGAAGTCAAGCCCTTGGGCACCATGGATCAAAGGCTGACAAAAGCCATTTTGAAGATCCATGAATTTGTCAAGTTACTTGTAAGACGAGCATCAGAGTTACAAGGAAGTTCTTACTATAATACAGTATGTCAGAAAGTAGAACAGTTCTCATCATTAGTTGATGATCTTCTGTCTGATGGCAATGGTTTAAATGAGATCGTGATTGCATTTTCTGAAATATTGCTGGGAAGTGAGGATAAACTCACATTGTtgaaagagagtgctaatgaggCAGAAAGCAATAGTGTCGATTGTGTTGATAAAGTAACGTTATTGGAAAACAAAGTTTATCTTGAGCCATCTCAAGGTAGCCTGTCTGACACTTGTTCACTTATGCTGCATTCATCTTCTGACCCTGAATTCGAGGGTCCGAGTCCTAGTGATGCATTTGATATTAAATCTGCAGTGCAGATATGCGCGCCAGAGGAATATGAAAAACTGAAATTGGAAAAGAGAAACTTAGAGATGGAATTGAAAATGTGCAATGAAATGGCTGAAAGTACAAATCTCAAATTAAGTGAGATGGAGAAAAACCTTGAACACCTTAAATCTAAGTTGGCTGCACATGAGAAATCTAATAGCTTGGCTGAAACACAATTAAAGTGTATGGCTGAATCATACAAAACACTTGAGTCACAGAAGGTGAAACTAGAAGAAGAAATAAAAGTTTTACAGAAAAAGATAGATACTTTATCAGCTGACCTTGCTGAAGAAAGACAGAGGCATAGATATCTCGAGGTGAAAATGGAAAG CTATGAGAAGGATTCAATGTGGGTACCAAAGGATTTAGATACTAAACTGAAGACG GAGAAAGAAATAGCTGCTGCAGCAGAGAAACTTGCGGAGTGCCAGGAGACGATATTGCTTCTTGGTCGGCAGCTGCAAACCCTGCGCCCTCCATCAGAATCATTGAGTTCTGCACTAAACAAACAACTGGTGGGGAAATTTCCGGAAGATCAAGTAGGGCCAGCTCAAGGCACACATTCTAAGAAAGCATCAGGTCAATTTGATGCAGATTATACATTCTCAAATGCCCCAGGAACAGGAAATGTATCCCCCCTGAATGGATATAATACACACAAAAGCCCTACTAATGTAGGAAGCCCTTACTTTGCTTCACCGAGCAGTTCTAAGCGTCCAAAGCACAGATCAAGATCGTCATCTTCCTCATTTTCTAATGAACCAGAGAAACAGGGTCGAGGATTCAGTCGGTTATTTTCAAAAGGCAAGAGTGACCGCTAG